The genomic DNA CGAACGCTTTTTCAGCTCACCTTTGGGGCCTGCGGCTACGAAACGCGGGTGTGGCTCAACGGCCATCTGCTGACCACCATCGAGGGCGAGGCCGTGCATTACGGCGAGTACACGTCCTTCACCTACGAGCTGCCCGAGGAGCACCTGCGCGCCACCAACCGCCTCACCGTGCGCATCGCCGACACGATGGATGCCGAAACGACCCGCGGCAAGCAGGAATCGCGCGTGTACAAGCGTGGTGGCATCTGGTACCAGACGCAGTCGGGGGCCGTGCGCTCGGTGTGGCTCGAAACGGTGGAGCGCAACCGCCTGCGCTCGCGGGTGGGGGTAGTGAGCACGATTGAGGACTGCCTGGTGCGCTTCAACCTGACGCTGCGCATCCACGACGCGGGCGACTACCAGGTGCGCCTGCAGGTATTCGGGACCGATGGCGCGACCGGCACCGCGCCGCCGCTGGCCACCTCCGACTTTCCCCTTACCCTGGCCGAGGGCCAGCACGAGCAGCGCCTGAGCCTGGAGGTGCCGGGGGCCGAAGTCTGGTGCCCCGAACATCCCCACCGCTACCGCCTGGTGGCCCAGCTGATTGACAACACCGGCTACGCGGCTCAGATTGAGGCCCGCTTCGGACTGCGCAAAATCGAGGCGCGCGGCCGCAAGGTGTATCTCAACAACGAGCCGATTTACCTCGACGGTATTCTCTACCAGCCCGGCACGGCCACCTACGCTGAGATGCGCCGCCACATGCACGCCATGAAAAAGCTGGGCTGCAACCTGGTGCGGGTGCACATTGCCGGCATCGACCCGCGCATCTACAACCTGGCCGACGAGCTGGGCCTGCTGCTGTGGGTAGAAGTGCCCAGCCCGCACAGCAGCACGCCCCGCAGCCGCGAAAACCACCGCGCCGAGCTGCTGCGCATGCTCAGCCTGATGGAAACCCACCCCAGCATCATCATCTGGAGCCTCTATAACGAGGACTGGGGCGCCCAGGACATTGCCACCAACCCGGCTACCCAACGCTACATCGTGCAGATGTACAACTTTATGCAGCTGGCGCACCCGCAGTTTCTGGTGATTGACAACGACGGCTGGCACCACATTTCCTACCAGGGCCAGCTGAAGAGCGACCTGCTCACGGCCCACCTCTACACCCCCGACCTGGGCCGCTGGCGCGAGCTGCTCGACCGCCTCATTCACGGCGAGCTACAGGGAACGGCCGCCTTCCCGCTGGTCGTCGGCGACCCTTATTTCTACCGCGGCCAGCGCCCGCTGCTGGTGAGCGAGTGGGGCGGCTTCGGCTTCTCCGACTACGGCGGCCCGCAGGATGCCGAGGCCCGCACCAACAGCATCTGCGATTTCAAGCGCGAGCTGCGCGCCCGCCCCATCGCCGGCGACGTCTATACCCAGGCCACCAACATCGAGGACGAGCGCAACGGCCTCATCGGCTTCCACTCGGGCGAATTGGAGGTGCCGGCCGGCCTGCTGCACTCGGAGCCGGGGCAATAGGGGTAGAAGATTTTAACAAGGAATCTTTAAGACGAACTCGTAAAAAGCAATGACCTAAAGTCGTCGCTTTTTACGAGTTCGTCTTTTTCCAATAAATCGTTGGTTGGCAAACAACTAACAAAAACCGAAAAAACATGCCTGATTATTATAGATAAGGAAAATTTATTTAATTTCCTTGTAGTATCTAACTCATTCTTCAGCAATTTTTTATATCATAAAACATAAAGAGTTACTTTAAAATTTTTGCTACCTTCATTAGCATTATAGAAAACTGCCTTATTTTTCTTAACAGACTATG from Hymenobacter psoromatis includes the following:
- a CDS encoding glycoside hydrolase; translated protein: MEEFTPANFGLSATPEAELAQEADNELPRAVLRPGHHFLLDGTWRFAIDLDDIGLTEEWEQGYDYHHTAQWPGSIEAHMAAAHTGGSTAWQDKIVAWYERAFTLPEVAENKSRTLFQLTFGACGYETRVWLNGHLLTTIEGEAVHYGEYTSFTYELPEEHLRATNRLTVRIADTMDAETTRGKQESRVYKRGGIWYQTQSGAVRSVWLETVERNRLRSRVGVVSTIEDCLVRFNLTLRIHDAGDYQVRLQVFGTDGATGTAPPLATSDFPLTLAEGQHEQRLSLEVPGAEVWCPEHPHRYRLVAQLIDNTGYAAQIEARFGLRKIEARGRKVYLNNEPIYLDGILYQPGTATYAEMRRHMHAMKKLGCNLVRVHIAGIDPRIYNLADELGLLLWVEVPSPHSSTPRSRENHRAELLRMLSLMETHPSIIIWSLYNEDWGAQDIATNPATQRYIVQMYNFMQLAHPQFLVIDNDGWHHISYQGQLKSDLLTAHLYTPDLGRWRELLDRLIHGELQGTAAFPLVVGDPYFYRGQRPLLVSEWGGFGFSDYGGPQDAEARTNSICDFKRELRARPIAGDVYTQATNIEDERNGLIGFHSGELEVPAGLLHSEPGQ